From the genome of Seriola aureovittata isolate HTS-2021-v1 ecotype China chromosome 6, ASM2101889v1, whole genome shotgun sequence, one region includes:
- the dot1l gene encoding histone-lysine N-methyltransferase, H3 lysine-79 specific isoform X2, translating into MGEKLELKLKSPVGAEPAGYPWPLPVYDKHHDAAHEIIETIRWVCEEIPDLKLAMENYVLIDYDTKSFESMQRLCDKYNRAIDSIHQLWKGTTQPMKLNKRPSNGLLRHILQQVYNHSVTDPEKLNNYEPFSPEVYGETSFDLVAQIIDEMEMMEDDTFVDLGSGVGQVVLQVAAATNCKHYYGVEKADIPATYAETMDKEFKKWMKWYGKKHGEYTLERGDFLSEEWKERIANTSIIFVNNFAFGPEVDHQLKERFANMKEGGKIVSSKPFAPLNFRINSRNLSDIGTIMRVVELSPLRGSVSWTGKPVSYYLHTIDRTILENYFASLKNPKLREEQEAARRRQQKDTKDSKSNTTTPTKPKEQNKQDSCGEEERPSLVTVVKPTAKPRRARLLSKGRKLNNKKRGRPKKAAPAAERKKKNQSALDLLHAKTLSAAPPQDAYRPPQSPFYQLPPKVQHYPPSQLLLSPTPPGLQQLLDNIKVQYLQFMTYMKTPQYRSNLQQLLEQEKQKHRDLSGQAEQLHSVCQSHKDKIKGLFQTKLDELGVKALTVEDLLQAQKEISAHNRQLKEQTKQLERDMALLRDHSLLLLKSRCEELKLDWGSLCLESLLKEKQALRRQISEKQRHCLELQISIVELEKSQRQQELLQLKSYSPCEGSPYRKSLESRSSTDMDPSKLGLSSAPALNGVSPELSINGTSSPCFDRANTKGELLSRYLPISPDHEIVPAIPDARQRQQSFSHALPDYTRFSPAKIALRRHLNQDPTASAHLRGSGLTTHRDLGGINSPLGAKQNCPSPNASDAQKGSERGGKERSPSVQGDNSITSLPISIPLSTVHPSKLPVSIPLASVVLPSRAERLRSTPSPVSQAGQTNGYSSGSGLMNGGPHPEEHNGASSSPPPHSNTSLTGPIGRGGPIQSPPLGTGGVLQYADGPPRILPEDGQDRQGGESDNEPQDSELRRRIFFSSSSSSSSSSSSSGSGGSTAGGSRLHHHIGNSAKQGYHSNHGNHHHQSPGTQHTHTPTHTLSSHSSHSLGSQEGRKRGRRKRSSAGAVTASGSPKRRSFPGLSSNNHSSGSPLNINSMVSNINQPLEISAISSPEQSSRSPCGPDLDQPPILKRERPLELNGTGRYSSAPSSDDEDSGYPADSSSSRIERKIATISLESRDGPGRLGDSERGRKSGSSSGNSTGSEASSSSSLSSTSKWKSTFSPISDPKQPNSDLRQGGSPFGMGGSTRGTDSDSDHKQQHQQVRKGSDGESSSYMTPNPFLSQEPGNRGGGSGGGAQGGSASDQRQALQKQKAPREWELKTSNSLASQNLFISAAASSGGGILSGKVGGSPVSVSSTTGSSVGQYLGSQFPLGGTSVLQSLFGAQTGGSTVSGTPRLVNGHSALGSFSSAGLAGGAAGGN; encoded by the exons ATGGGAGAAAAGCTGGAGCTCAAGCTCAAATCGCCGGTTGGAGCAGAACCTGCTGGCTATCCTTGGCCATTACCAGTATAC gATAAACACCATGATGCTGCTCATGAAATCATCGAGACCATTCG GTGGGTGTGTGAGGAGATCCCAGACCTCAAACTGGCAATGGAAAACTACGTTCTCATTGACTATGACACCAAAAG CTTCGAGAGTATGCAGAGACTTTGTGACAAGTACAACAGGGCCATTGACAGCATTCATCAGCTA TGGAAGGGAACCACCCAGCCCATGAAGCTGAACAAGCGCCCCTCTAATGGGCTGCTGAGACACATCCTACAGCAGGTGTACAACCACTCAGTGACTGACCCGGAGAAGCTGAACAACTATGAGCCCTTCTCCCCTGAGGTGTACGGAGAGACCTCTTTTGACCTGGTGGCTCAGATCATTGACGAGATGGAAATGATGGAAGATGACACCTTTGTTGACCTTGGCAGTG GAGTGGGGCAGGTAGTGCTGCAGGTTGCAGCAGCAACCAACTGCAAACACTACTATGGTGTAGAGAAAGCAGACATTCCAGCTACCTATGCAGAG ACCATGGATAAAGAATTTAAGAAGTGGATGAAATGGTATGGGAAGAAACATGGGGAGTACACA ctggagagaggagaTTTTCTCTCTGAAGAATGGAAAGAAAGGATCGCCAACACAAG TATTATTTTTGTGAATAACTTTGCCTTTGGTCCAGAGGTAGATCACCAGCTGAAGGAGCGCTTTGCTAACATGAAGGAAG gtGGGAAAATTGTATCCTCCAAACCTTTTGCACCTTTAAATTTTAGAATAAACAGTAGAAACTTGAGTG atATTGGCACAATAATGCGTGTGGTGGAGCTTTCTCCACTGAGGGGCTCAGTGTCCTGGACAGGAAAACCAGTTTCCTACTACCTGCATACCATAGACCGCACCATA CTTGAAAACTATTTTGCTAGTCTCAAAAATCCTAAACTCAGG GAGGAGCAAGAGGCAGCTAGGCGACGTCAGCAGAAGGATACGAAGGACAGTAAAAGCAATACCACCACGCCCACGAAACCGAAAGAACAAAACAAG CAGGACTCCTGTGGTGAGGAGGAGCGTCCTAGCTTGGTGACAGTGGTCAAGCCCACTGCCAAACCCAGAAGAGCCCGACTCTTGTCCAAAGGTCGTAAGTTGAACAACAAGAAGCGTGGTCGCCCCAAGAAAGCTGCCCCGgctgctgagaggaaaaagaaaaatcagagtGCGCTGGATTTGCTGCACGCCAAGACCCTTTCTGCAGCACCCCCTCAGG ATGCATACCGCCCACCTCAGAGTCCCTTCTACCAGCTACCTCCCAAGGTCCAGCACTATCCCCCGAGTCAACTGCTGCTGAGCCCGACTCCACCTGGTCTGCAACAACTGCTTG ATAACATCAAAGTTCAATACCTCCAGTTTATGACCTACATGAAGACTCCTCAGTACCGCTCCAACCTGCAACAGCTGTTAGAGCAGGAGAAG caAAAACACAGGGACCTGTCAGGGCAGGCGGAGCAGCTccactctgtctgtcagtctcacaAGGACAAGATCAAAGGTCTCTTTCAGACCAAACTAGATGAG CTGGGAGTGAAAGCCCTGACTGTGGAGGATCTGCTGCAGGCTCAGAAGGAGATATCAGCTCACAACCGTCAGCTGAAAGAGCAGACTAAGCAGCTTGAGAGAGACATGGCGTTGCTTAGAGACCACAGCCTGCTTCTG ctgaAGTCTCGATGCGAGGAGCTGAAGCTAGATTGGGGCTCTTTGTGTTTGGAAAGTTTGTTAAAGGAGAAGCAGGCACTGCGCAGACAAATCtctgagaaacagagacactgctTGGAGCTGCAG ATCAGCATTGTGGAGCTTGAGAAAAGTCAAAGGCAGCAGGAGCTACTACAGCTCAAATCCTACAGCCCCTGCGAGGGCTCCCCATACAGAAAGAGTCTGGAGTCACGCTCTTCCACTGACATGGACCCCTCTAAGCTTGGCCTGTCCTCAGCCCCAGCCCTCAATGGTGTCAGCCCGGAGCTTTCTATCAATGGCACCAGCTCACCCTGTTTTGACCGGGCCAACACCAAGGGGGAGCTTCTTTCTCGCTACCTGCCCATCTCTCCTGATCACGAGATCGTGCCTGCCATCCCTGATGCTCGGCAGAGGCAGCAAAGCTTCTCCCACGCGCTTCCTGACTACACACGCTTCTCCCCAGCCAAGATTGCCTTGCGGAGGCACCTTAACCAGGACCCAACTGCCTCTGCTCACTTGAGAGGTTCGGGGCTGACCACACACAG ggaTTTGGGTGGTATTAACTCTCCCCTTGGAGCCAAACAGAACTGCCCCTCTCCTAATGCATCTGATGCACAGAAAGGTTCAGAGAGG GGTGGTAAGGAGAGGAGTCCGTCTGTTCAGGGTGACAACAGTATCACAAGCCTTCCAATTAGCATCCCACTGAGCACTGTCCACCCAAGTAAATTACCAGTCAGCATCCCACTGGCAAGCGTGGTGCTACCCAGTCGTGCTGAGAGACTG AGAAGTACTCCGAGTCCTGTCTCTCAGGCAGGTCAGACCAATG GATATTCATCCGGCTCAGGGCTGATGAATGGAGGTCCCCACCCAGAGGAGCATAATGGTGCTTcttcatcacctcctccacacAGCAACACTTCTCTGACAGGACCAATAGGCCGAGGAGGTCCCATCCAGAGCCCCCCACTCGGTACTGGAGGGGTGCTCCAGTATGCAGATGGACCACCAAGGATTCTCCCAGAAGACGGACAAGACCGTCAGGGGGGTGAATCAGACAACGAGCCCCAGGACAGTGAACTGCGGAGGAGaatcttcttctcttcctcttcctcttcatcttcgtCTTCCTCTTCGTCAGGCAGTGGAGGCAGCACGGCTGGAGGATCGCGCCTCCACCATCACATTGGCAACTCAGCCAAGCAGGGATACCACAGTAACCATggaaaccaccaccaccagtccCCCGGCACacagcacactcacacacccacacatacgTTGTCATCACATTCCTCTCACAGTCTTGGTTCTCAAGAGGGACGCAAGCGGGGGAGAAGGAAACGCAGCTCTGCAGGGGCTGTCACAGCCAGCGGATCCCCAAAGAGGAGGTCATTCCCCGGGCTCAGCTCCAACAACCACTCCTCAGGATCGCCACTTAACATAAACTCCATG GTTAGCAACATCAACCAGCCTCTGGAGATCTCTGCCATCTCCTCCCCAGAACAATCAAGCCGCAGCCCATGTGGGCCTGACCTGGACCAGCCTCCCATCTTGAAGAGAGAACGCCCCCTGGAGCTCAATGGCACAGGTCGTTACTCCTCAGCCCCCAGCTCTGATGATGAGGACTCAGGATACCCTGCTGACAGCTCCAGTTCACG aattgaaagaaaaattgCCACTATATCCTTGGAGAGCAGAGATGGACCAGGCAGATTAGGGGATAGTGAAAGAG GCAGAAAATCTGGTAGCAGCAGTGGAAACAGCACAGGCAGTGAGGcctcctcttcgtcctcttTGTCCTCTACCAGCAAGTGGAAATCAACCTTTTCACCTATTTCTGACCCTAAGCAACCCAACTCTGACCTGAGGCAGGGGGGCTCTCCATTTGGCATGGGGGGATCAACCCGGGGCACAGACTCAGATTCTGACcacaaacaacagcatcagcagGTGAGAAAAGGGAGCGATGGAGAATCGTCCAGCTACATGACTCCCAATCCCTTCCTCAGTCAGGAGCCAGGGAACCGGGGTGGAGGCAGTGGTGGTGGAGCCCAGGGAGGCAGTGCCTCAGACCAACGCCAGGCCCTCCAGAAGCAGAAGGCCCCTCGCGAGTGGGAGCTGAAGACAAGCAACAGCCTGGCCAGTCAGAATCtcttcatttctgctgctgccagcAGTGGAGGGGGGATTCTGAGTGGGAAGGTGGGAGGCAGTCCTGTATCAGTTTCCTCAACCACAGGGTCATCTGTAGGACAGTACCTGGGGTCTCAGTTCCCACTTGGAGGGACGTCAGTCTTACAGTCCTTGTTCGGGGCCCAGACAGGCGGATCCACGGTGAGTGGGACCCCACGGCTTGTCAACGGACACTCTGCCCTGGGAAGCTTCTCAAGTGCTGGGCTGGCAGGGGGAGCGGCTGGAG GTAATTGA
- the ell gene encoding RNA polymerase II elongation factor ELL, with product MAALKEEQCYGLSCGRVSNGSNVSVFHVKLTDSALRAFEGYQSNKVLSSQPLIRFNGNQGKISIPRSENSSELQTFTFYLSNVGRDNPQGSFDCIQQFITSEGSIQLDCLGGIQDKITVCATDDSYQKARESMAQVEEETRSRSAIVIKPGGRYVGKKVQIRKPAPGLSDIAPLRRTSRPVIISSSTLKKATTQHRPLRERLIHLLALKPYKKPELILRLQKDGLSQLDKDSLDSHLQQVANLNGRDNTFTLKDFLYKEIQKDWPGYTEGDQQLLKRILFRKQCQAQNSSAPPPESPPKELASSSPSQKRPAADFIDPLVNKKPRISHLASKAATAPVNGKLSSSNGRGEAGGAQAEVVSMSDGGMSSSSQQLPVLDIPRPFEALSDVSNDSSHNGRDCDSQETAVSERLSQPPSLFSVSAVLTAPSIGTSSPGHSVLDGPRDKSLSSLNSKSRKKSKKHKDKEKSKDRERAREKEQEKEKEKERKSREERVPEPNKACEISPGNLKSNSIPHKSTDLNGMCNSTSIPSSSPEVADYLLKYTVIGSPEQRQRYKNDFNAEYSEYRGLHARIEGITRQFTVLDNELKQLQQGTDKYKTIHNQILQEYHKIKKTNPNYSQEKNRCEYLHNKLAHIKRLIAEYDQQQL from the exons AAAATTTCTATACCACGGTCAGAAAATTCCAGTGAACTGCAAACGTTTACTTTCTACTTGTCAAATGTGGGCAGAGATAACCCCCAGGGCAGCTTTGACTGCATCCAGCAGTTCATCACCAG TGAAGGGAGCATTCAGCTGGATTGTTTGGGTGGGATCCAGGACAAGATTACAGTATGTGCCACAGACGACTCCTACCAGAAGGCCAGAGAAAGCATGGCCCAGGTTGAGGAGGAGACTCGCAGTAGGAGTGCCATTGTCATCAAGCCTGGGGGAAGATATGTAG GCAAGAAGGTTCAGATCCGGAAACCGGCACCTGGCCTCTCAGACATTGCCCCATTACGGAGAACGTCTCGGCCTGTCATCATCTCTAGCAGTACTCTAAAGAAAGCCACGACTCAGCACAGGCCGCTCCGAGAGCGCCTCATACACCTGCTGGCCCTCAAGCCTTACAAGAAGCCTGAGCTGATCCTGAGGTTGCAGAAAGATGGCCTCTCACAATTAGACAAAGACTCCCTGGACAGCCACCTGCaacag gTGGCAAACCTAAATGGGAGAGACAACACCTTCACATTGAAGGACTTTTTGTATAAGGAAATTCAGAAGGACTGGCCGGGCTATACAGAGGGAGACCAGCAGCTTCTCAAGAGAATCTTGTTCAG GAAACAGTGCCAGGCCCAGAACAGCTCTGCCCCTCCACCTGAGAGCCCGCCCAAAGAACTAGCGAGCAGCTCGCCCTCTCAG AAACGGCCTGCTGCTGACTTCATTGACCCTCTTGTCAACAAAAAGCCCAGGATATCGCACCTCGCCAGCAAGGCTGCAACAGCCCCGGTTAATGGCAAGCTCAGCTCCTCAAACGGGAGAGGCGAGGCGGGAGGAGCACAGGCAGAAGTGGTTTCTATGTCAGATGGCGGCATGTCGTCCAGCTCCCAGCAGCTCCCTGTGCTGGACATACCTCGTCCTTTTGAAGCGCTGTCAGACGTCAGTAATGACTCCAGCCACAATGGGAGAGATTGTGACTCTCAGGAAACAGCAGTGTCCGAGAGGCTCAGCCAACCTCCTTCactcttctctgtctcagcggTGCTCACCGCACCAAGCATCGGCACATCATCTCCTGGACACTCGGTGCTAGATGGCCCTCGGGACAAAAGTCTTTCATCCTTAAACAGCAAGTCCAGGAAGAAGTCAAAAAAGCATAAAGACAAGGAGAAGAGCAAAGACAGGGAGCGGGCAAGAGAGAAGGAgcaagagaaggagaaggagaaagagaggaagagtcgTGAGGAACGTGTGCCTGAGCCTAATAAAGCCTGTGAGATAAGCCCAGGAAACCTCAAAAGCAACAGTATTCCACACAAAAGCACAG ATCTGAATGGAATGTGCAACAGTACCAGTATTCCTTCATCATCACCTGAGGTGGCAGACTATTTATT GAAGTACACTGTAATCGGCTCTCCAGAGCAGCGCCAGAGGTATAAAAACGATTTCAACGCCGAGTACAGTGAGTACCGAGGTCTGCATGCTCGGATAGAGGGCATCACCCGGCAGTTCACTGTGCTCGACAATGAGCTCAAACAACTCCAGCAAGGCACAGACAAGTACAAG ACAATCCACAATCAGATACTTCAAgaatatcataaaataaaaaag ACTAATCCAAACTATAGCCAAGAGAAGAACCGCTGTGAATATCTACACAACAAACTGGCACATATAAAGAGACTTATTGCAGAGTACGATCAACAGCAACTTTAA
- the dot1l gene encoding histone-lysine N-methyltransferase, H3 lysine-79 specific isoform X1 — MGEKLELKLKSPVGAEPAGYPWPLPVYDKHHDAAHEIIETIRWVCEEIPDLKLAMENYVLIDYDTKSFESMQRLCDKYNRAIDSIHQLWKGTTQPMKLNKRPSNGLLRHILQQVYNHSVTDPEKLNNYEPFSPEVYGETSFDLVAQIIDEMEMMEDDTFVDLGSGVGQVVLQVAAATNCKHYYGVEKADIPATYAETMDKEFKKWMKWYGKKHGEYTLERGDFLSEEWKERIANTSIIFVNNFAFGPEVDHQLKERFANMKEGGKIVSSKPFAPLNFRINSRNLSDIGTIMRVVELSPLRGSVSWTGKPVSYYLHTIDRTILENYFASLKNPKLREEQEAARRRQQKDTKDSKSNTTTPTKPKEQNKQDSCGEEERPSLVTVVKPTAKPRRARLLSKGRKLNNKKRGRPKKAAPAAERKKKNQSALDLLHAKTLSAAPPQDAYRPPQSPFYQLPPKVQHYPPSQLLLSPTPPGLQQLLDNIKVQYLQFMTYMKTPQYRSNLQQLLEQEKQKHRDLSGQAEQLHSVCQSHKDKIKGLFQTKLDELGVKALTVEDLLQAQKEISAHNRQLKEQTKQLERDMALLRDHSLLLLKSRCEELKLDWGSLCLESLLKEKQALRRQISEKQRHCLELQISIVELEKSQRQQELLQLKSYSPCEGSPYRKSLESRSSTDMDPSKLGLSSAPALNGVSPELSINGTSSPCFDRANTKGELLSRYLPISPDHEIVPAIPDARQRQQSFSHALPDYTRFSPAKIALRRHLNQDPTASAHLRGSGLTTHRDLGGINSPLGAKQNCPSPNASDAQKGSERGGKERSPSVQGDNSITSLPISIPLSTVHPSKLPVSIPLASVVLPSRAERLRSTPSPVSQAGQTNGYSSGSGLMNGGPHPEEHNGASSSPPPHSNTSLTGPIGRGGPIQSPPLGTGGVLQYADGPPRILPEDGQDRQGGESDNEPQDSELRRRIFFSSSSSSSSSSSSSGSGGSTAGGSRLHHHIGNSAKQGYHSNHGNHHHQSPGTQHTHTPTHTLSSHSSHSLGSQEGRKRGRRKRSSAGAVTASGSPKRRSFPGLSSNNHSSGSPLNINSMVSNINQPLEISAISSPEQSSRSPCGPDLDQPPILKRERPLELNGTGRYSSAPSSDDEDSGYPADSSSSRIERKIATISLESRDGPGRLGDSERGRKSGSSSGNSTGSEASSSSSLSSTSKWKSTFSPISDPKQPNSDLRQGGSPFGMGGSTRGTDSDSDHKQQHQQVRKGSDGESSSYMTPNPFLSQEPGNRGGGSGGGAQGGSASDQRQALQKQKAPREWELKTSNSLASQNLFISAAASSGGGILSGKVGGSPVSVSSTTGSSVGQYLGSQFPLGGTSVLQSLFGAQTGGSTVSGTPRLVNGHSALGSFSSAGLAGGAAGGIFHHVVPSVSSHQFGATLPTPGGLSSLLSLSSSSSTSSQTQQHTTPQPASTRLASVSSPLPLSLSQAQHSRTQSVLHSPSPPTLSLPPPPPLHSVPSSSAPTHSDAPSSSRSDSLHSSRLSHSSLHNQRAQSSLALSISSSTSASSASVSAAAAAATASLSSSSLSISSSSRPFAVHYSPRLPPPPPANSSGGGGSMWRTQGMHGTYITPQLPGSRPR; from the exons ATGGGAGAAAAGCTGGAGCTCAAGCTCAAATCGCCGGTTGGAGCAGAACCTGCTGGCTATCCTTGGCCATTACCAGTATAC gATAAACACCATGATGCTGCTCATGAAATCATCGAGACCATTCG GTGGGTGTGTGAGGAGATCCCAGACCTCAAACTGGCAATGGAAAACTACGTTCTCATTGACTATGACACCAAAAG CTTCGAGAGTATGCAGAGACTTTGTGACAAGTACAACAGGGCCATTGACAGCATTCATCAGCTA TGGAAGGGAACCACCCAGCCCATGAAGCTGAACAAGCGCCCCTCTAATGGGCTGCTGAGACACATCCTACAGCAGGTGTACAACCACTCAGTGACTGACCCGGAGAAGCTGAACAACTATGAGCCCTTCTCCCCTGAGGTGTACGGAGAGACCTCTTTTGACCTGGTGGCTCAGATCATTGACGAGATGGAAATGATGGAAGATGACACCTTTGTTGACCTTGGCAGTG GAGTGGGGCAGGTAGTGCTGCAGGTTGCAGCAGCAACCAACTGCAAACACTACTATGGTGTAGAGAAAGCAGACATTCCAGCTACCTATGCAGAG ACCATGGATAAAGAATTTAAGAAGTGGATGAAATGGTATGGGAAGAAACATGGGGAGTACACA ctggagagaggagaTTTTCTCTCTGAAGAATGGAAAGAAAGGATCGCCAACACAAG TATTATTTTTGTGAATAACTTTGCCTTTGGTCCAGAGGTAGATCACCAGCTGAAGGAGCGCTTTGCTAACATGAAGGAAG gtGGGAAAATTGTATCCTCCAAACCTTTTGCACCTTTAAATTTTAGAATAAACAGTAGAAACTTGAGTG atATTGGCACAATAATGCGTGTGGTGGAGCTTTCTCCACTGAGGGGCTCAGTGTCCTGGACAGGAAAACCAGTTTCCTACTACCTGCATACCATAGACCGCACCATA CTTGAAAACTATTTTGCTAGTCTCAAAAATCCTAAACTCAGG GAGGAGCAAGAGGCAGCTAGGCGACGTCAGCAGAAGGATACGAAGGACAGTAAAAGCAATACCACCACGCCCACGAAACCGAAAGAACAAAACAAG CAGGACTCCTGTGGTGAGGAGGAGCGTCCTAGCTTGGTGACAGTGGTCAAGCCCACTGCCAAACCCAGAAGAGCCCGACTCTTGTCCAAAGGTCGTAAGTTGAACAACAAGAAGCGTGGTCGCCCCAAGAAAGCTGCCCCGgctgctgagaggaaaaagaaaaatcagagtGCGCTGGATTTGCTGCACGCCAAGACCCTTTCTGCAGCACCCCCTCAGG ATGCATACCGCCCACCTCAGAGTCCCTTCTACCAGCTACCTCCCAAGGTCCAGCACTATCCCCCGAGTCAACTGCTGCTGAGCCCGACTCCACCTGGTCTGCAACAACTGCTTG ATAACATCAAAGTTCAATACCTCCAGTTTATGACCTACATGAAGACTCCTCAGTACCGCTCCAACCTGCAACAGCTGTTAGAGCAGGAGAAG caAAAACACAGGGACCTGTCAGGGCAGGCGGAGCAGCTccactctgtctgtcagtctcacaAGGACAAGATCAAAGGTCTCTTTCAGACCAAACTAGATGAG CTGGGAGTGAAAGCCCTGACTGTGGAGGATCTGCTGCAGGCTCAGAAGGAGATATCAGCTCACAACCGTCAGCTGAAAGAGCAGACTAAGCAGCTTGAGAGAGACATGGCGTTGCTTAGAGACCACAGCCTGCTTCTG ctgaAGTCTCGATGCGAGGAGCTGAAGCTAGATTGGGGCTCTTTGTGTTTGGAAAGTTTGTTAAAGGAGAAGCAGGCACTGCGCAGACAAATCtctgagaaacagagacactgctTGGAGCTGCAG ATCAGCATTGTGGAGCTTGAGAAAAGTCAAAGGCAGCAGGAGCTACTACAGCTCAAATCCTACAGCCCCTGCGAGGGCTCCCCATACAGAAAGAGTCTGGAGTCACGCTCTTCCACTGACATGGACCCCTCTAAGCTTGGCCTGTCCTCAGCCCCAGCCCTCAATGGTGTCAGCCCGGAGCTTTCTATCAATGGCACCAGCTCACCCTGTTTTGACCGGGCCAACACCAAGGGGGAGCTTCTTTCTCGCTACCTGCCCATCTCTCCTGATCACGAGATCGTGCCTGCCATCCCTGATGCTCGGCAGAGGCAGCAAAGCTTCTCCCACGCGCTTCCTGACTACACACGCTTCTCCCCAGCCAAGATTGCCTTGCGGAGGCACCTTAACCAGGACCCAACTGCCTCTGCTCACTTGAGAGGTTCGGGGCTGACCACACACAG ggaTTTGGGTGGTATTAACTCTCCCCTTGGAGCCAAACAGAACTGCCCCTCTCCTAATGCATCTGATGCACAGAAAGGTTCAGAGAGG GGTGGTAAGGAGAGGAGTCCGTCTGTTCAGGGTGACAACAGTATCACAAGCCTTCCAATTAGCATCCCACTGAGCACTGTCCACCCAAGTAAATTACCAGTCAGCATCCCACTGGCAAGCGTGGTGCTACCCAGTCGTGCTGAGAGACTG AGAAGTACTCCGAGTCCTGTCTCTCAGGCAGGTCAGACCAATG GATATTCATCCGGCTCAGGGCTGATGAATGGAGGTCCCCACCCAGAGGAGCATAATGGTGCTTcttcatcacctcctccacacAGCAACACTTCTCTGACAGGACCAATAGGCCGAGGAGGTCCCATCCAGAGCCCCCCACTCGGTACTGGAGGGGTGCTCCAGTATGCAGATGGACCACCAAGGATTCTCCCAGAAGACGGACAAGACCGTCAGGGGGGTGAATCAGACAACGAGCCCCAGGACAGTGAACTGCGGAGGAGaatcttcttctcttcctcttcctcttcatcttcgtCTTCCTCTTCGTCAGGCAGTGGAGGCAGCACGGCTGGAGGATCGCGCCTCCACCATCACATTGGCAACTCAGCCAAGCAGGGATACCACAGTAACCATggaaaccaccaccaccagtccCCCGGCACacagcacactcacacacccacacatacgTTGTCATCACATTCCTCTCACAGTCTTGGTTCTCAAGAGGGACGCAAGCGGGGGAGAAGGAAACGCAGCTCTGCAGGGGCTGTCACAGCCAGCGGATCCCCAAAGAGGAGGTCATTCCCCGGGCTCAGCTCCAACAACCACTCCTCAGGATCGCCACTTAACATAAACTCCATG GTTAGCAACATCAACCAGCCTCTGGAGATCTCTGCCATCTCCTCCCCAGAACAATCAAGCCGCAGCCCATGTGGGCCTGACCTGGACCAGCCTCCCATCTTGAAGAGAGAACGCCCCCTGGAGCTCAATGGCACAGGTCGTTACTCCTCAGCCCCCAGCTCTGATGATGAGGACTCAGGATACCCTGCTGACAGCTCCAGTTCACG aattgaaagaaaaattgCCACTATATCCTTGGAGAGCAGAGATGGACCAGGCAGATTAGGGGATAGTGAAAGAG GCAGAAAATCTGGTAGCAGCAGTGGAAACAGCACAGGCAGTGAGGcctcctcttcgtcctcttTGTCCTCTACCAGCAAGTGGAAATCAACCTTTTCACCTATTTCTGACCCTAAGCAACCCAACTCTGACCTGAGGCAGGGGGGCTCTCCATTTGGCATGGGGGGATCAACCCGGGGCACAGACTCAGATTCTGACcacaaacaacagcatcagcagGTGAGAAAAGGGAGCGATGGAGAATCGTCCAGCTACATGACTCCCAATCCCTTCCTCAGTCAGGAGCCAGGGAACCGGGGTGGAGGCAGTGGTGGTGGAGCCCAGGGAGGCAGTGCCTCAGACCAACGCCAGGCCCTCCAGAAGCAGAAGGCCCCTCGCGAGTGGGAGCTGAAGACAAGCAACAGCCTGGCCAGTCAGAATCtcttcatttctgctgctgccagcAGTGGAGGGGGGATTCTGAGTGGGAAGGTGGGAGGCAGTCCTGTATCAGTTTCCTCAACCACAGGGTCATCTGTAGGACAGTACCTGGGGTCTCAGTTCCCACTTGGAGGGACGTCAGTCTTACAGTCCTTGTTCGGGGCCCAGACAGGCGGATCCACGGTGAGTGGGACCCCACGGCTTGTCAACGGACACTCTGCCCTGGGAAGCTTCTCAAGTGCTGGGCTGGCAGGGGGAGCGGCTGGAG GTATATTTCACCACGTGGTTCCCTCAGTGTCCTCCCATCAGTTTGGGGCGACGCTGCCCACCCCGGGAGGcctcagctctctgctcagtctctcctcctcttcctctacctcctcccAAACCCAGCAGCACACCACCCCCCAACCAGCTTCCACACGCCTGGCATCTGTGTCCTCacctcttcccctctccctctcccaggCTCAGCACAGTCGCACCCAGTCGGTCCTGCATAGCCCTTCTCCTCCCACGCTCTCCCtgccccctccaccacccctACACAGCgtcccctcctcctcagcacCCACGCATTCTGATGCCCCATCATCCTCGCGATCAGactccctccactcctcccgTCTCTCCCACTCCTCTCTTCATAACCAGAGAGCACAGTCATCCCtcgctctctccatctcctcctccacctctgcctcctctgcttctgtctctgctgctgccgctgccgctaCTGCGTCTCTCTCCTCGTCCTCTCTGTCAATCTCCTCCTCGTCTCGTCCATTCGCAGTGCACTACTCCCCTCGGCTgccccctccaccaccagccAACAGTTCAGGTGGTGGCGGGAGCATGTGGAGGACTCAGGGCATGCATGGTACCTACATCACCCCCCAGCTCCCCGGCTCAAGACCTAGATAG